One stretch of Pseudochaenichthys georgianus unplaced genomic scaffold, fPseGeo1.2 scaffold_996_arrow_ctg1, whole genome shotgun sequence DNA includes these proteins:
- the matr3l1.1 gene encoding LOW QUALITY PROTEIN: matrin 3-like 1.1 (The sequence of the model RefSeq protein was modified relative to this genomic sequence to represent the inferred CDS: inserted 1 base in 1 codon; deleted 1 base in 1 codon), translated as MHITAVCNPPKPERRSGRRASVSFSRLAAISSTSGGLSSLKPHFPVLSVCLVTSLPREHTVVLSLQIPGLSLVPRLLSSSSPQFLVSSVPRPISSSSHQFLVPSVPRPTMSQNYPYRPPPADSDLRPVPGPYGSSDRRHASSDLYRPPPESMPPPPSSYRGSSWSQDGALSILNSCGLEPADLALLAELPEDVLTVESLPQVLKQIKGKRGTVRPLNTPSSSSYPPRSSTTTSKLGSSPQPSTHRATYYQVDFKPGASGKTGRTVSPFPSKEYNHGPSEFGKRPVIQLSLKTTTTDQDLLILTGRNASPFSPKDYNRGPSEFSKKVAGPSVSQDYNYRPGPSDFGKMGRDAGPVSSVDYDSRPSDFGKKVAGPVVSQDYNYRTSDYVQSSRDAALLSSLDYKHESGPSDYGKTGRYASPVSSLDYNHGSALLDFGKKGSVAGPVSPKDYIHGPSEFGKKVGGPLVSHGNIYTPGSSEFGKKGSVSGPVSSQVRPSFGSAGWDKKPRPSRFSQPVQNYGSVPLPPPPEEPLLKPGSGSGRDGGPEVSSRMPSKEKALDFHGKSPPLFPYSCSLCDITVMSEKVWIKHINGPHHADGQLSLLHQFPHWDCRMDSISSADSQSEKKTVEAKTAQQQTDNAQPKKAPQKKVSEKCKVVCVKFPAQSVDEAYLKKLTEPFGKIVKILMFPSLAFVELDSPDQARDLVKYHEDFPLTLNGAAIEFSLSNTFSFLQSSRGVSFFPAPXGDDSQSDLLAIVKRFGEPVLTLFLPSKAYVEMKDTLEAQKLVDFYSSRALKINNNSIAVSFSGEFKTLSGVAAAKSYEDTISTKRTRSTSREEEGKRKRRSSKERSRSTDKNTKEDGTKARSREKSRDKDKKKSRSKSRSREKSSRSKSTRTRSRSRERSTRKSRRSKSREKSTRERRSRSKSRSKDTSSRDKTTRTRSRSRERSIKEENTRSRDKTTRTRSRSREKSTKDENTRSKSREECTRERRSGSKSSPREKSSSGSSEKNQTGTKSAEPEEPEKTETTDSDPVTDMKPAAEEEEEEEESSAEESDLEGMAVIGEDGESLEEEEDEEEEEEHRPAERTDSPGEGQKEEVKDGEEVPIKEEEEEEISIRQQEEEFEFPLDLEDCITLDELREESEESEERKESSKETPGEDSASKTTEDKESTSEQEDDKTSSSSKKTPEEDLVSKQISEKDSLRPKRPKRHTLKTKNSTSRKSPKSKKSPEQDLSSRSRTERISRRTAEKGSSKTSPRNRTLKRRGTGERDWWTGIKVKKEDEELEKVREDGSAEKSPEGEDRKSSRVQDLEEDRKSSRVQDLEEDRKSSRVQDLEEDRKSSRVQDLEEDRKSSRVQDLEEDRKSSPEFRSWRRKTGSPPEFRIWKRTGSPPEFRSWRRKTGSPPEFRIWKRTGSPPEFRSWRRKTGSPPEFRTLLNQDRRIQRVWIRLEDQKLNRKLPRSCRANQQGALKQQNPSGPVGVEFVRPVVGYLCNLCQLIYADEDEAKVTHCSSLEHYRKYQEQTGRDPWSPA; from the exons TCTAAGCGTTTGCCTCGTGACTTCGCTTCCTCGCGAACACACTGTGGTCCTCTCTCTCCAGATCCCCGGGTTATCTCTAG TTCCTCGTCTCCTCAGTTCCTCGTCTCCTCAGTTCCTCGTCTCCTCAGTTCCTCGTCCCATCAGTTCCTCGTCCCATCAGTTCCTCGTCCCATCAGTTCCTCGTCCCACCATGTCTCAGAACTACCCGTACAGACCTCCGCCCGCCGACTCCGATCTCAGGCCCGTTCCTGGACCGTACGGATCTTCAGACCGACGCCACGCCTCGTCTGACTTGTACCGGCCGCCTCCAGAGTCCATGCCGCCTCCTCCCTCGTCCTACAGAGGATCCTCCTGGTCTCAGGACGGGGCTTTGAGCATCCTGAACAGCTGTGGACTGGAACCAGCAGACCTCGCTCTTCTTGCTGAACTTCCAGAAGACGTCCTGACCGTCGAATCCCTTCCTCAAGTC CTCAAGCAGATCAAGGGAAAGAGGGGCACCGTGAGACCTTTGAATActccttcctcttcttcttATCCCCCCAGAtcctccaccaccaccagcaAACTGGGATCCTCCCCGCAACCCAGTACCCACAGAGCCACTTA CTACCAGGTGGACTTCAAACCAGGAGCTTCTGGGAAGACGGGCAGAACCGTGAGTCCATTTCCCTCTAAGGAATACAACCATGGACCCTCTGAATTCGGCAAGAGGCCGGTGATCCAGTTGTCTCTGAAGACTACAACTACGGACCAGGACCTTCTGATTTTG ACGGGCAGAAACGCCAGTCCATTTTCCCCTAAAGACTACAACCGTGGACCCTCTGAGTTCAGCAAGAAAGTAGCTGGTCCATCTGTCTCTCAAGACTACAACTACAGACCAGGACCTTCTGATTTCGGTAAGATGGGTAGAGATGCAGGTCCAGTTTCTTCTGTAGACTACGATTCCAGACCTTCTGATTTCGGCAAGAAAGTAGCTGGTCCAGTTGTCTCTCAAGACTACAACTACAGAACCTCTGATTATGTTCAGTCGAGCAGAGACGCCGCTCTACTTTCCTCTCTAGACTACAAACACGAATCTGGACCTTCTGATTACGGTAAGACGGGCCGATACGCCAGTCCCGTTTCTTCTTTAGACTATAACCACGGATCGGCACTGCTTGATTTTGGTAAGAAAGGCAGCGTCGCCGGTCCAGTTTCCCCTAAAGACTACATCCATGGACCCTCGGAGTTCGGCAAGAAAGTCGGTGGTCCACTTGTCTCTCACGGCAACATCTACACACCAGGATCTTCTGAGTTTGGTAAGAAAGGCAGCGTCTCCGGTCCAGTTTCCTCGCAGGTCCGACCCTCTTTCGGCTCTGCGGGATGGGACAAGAAACCCCGTCCTTCCCGTTTCTCTCAGCCGGTTCAGAATTACGGTTcagttcctcttcctcctcctcctgaagAGCCGCTTCTGAaacctggttctggttctggtcGCGACGGAGGACCTGAGGTTTCTTCCAGGATGCCGTCGAAGGAGAAAGCTCTGGATTTCCACGGGAAGTCTCCTCCATTGTTCCCCTACTCTTGCTCTCTGTGTGACATCACTGTGATGTCAGAGAAG GTGTGGATCAAACACATCAACGGGCCTCACCATGCAGACGGGCAGCTCAGCCTCCTGCATCA GTTTCCTCACTGGGACTGTCGCATGGATTCAATCAGCAG TGCTGACAGCCAATCGGAGAAGAAGACCGTCGAGGCGAAAACCGCCCAGCAGCAGACAGACA ACGCTCAGCCGAAGAAAGCACCCCAGAAGAAG GTGTCGGAGAAATGTAAAGTGGTGTGTGTGAAGTTTCCGGCTCAGTCTGTGGACGAGGCGTACCTGAAGAAACTCACCGAACCGTTCGGGAAGATCGTGAAGATCCTCATGTTCCCGTCTCTG GCGTTCGTGGAGCTGGACTCGCCAGACCAGGCGAGGGATTTGGTGAAATATCACGAAGACTTTCCTCTGACTTTGAACGGAGCGGCGATCGAGTTCAGTCTGTCCAACACCTTCAGCTTCCTGCAG AGCTCTCGGGGGGTGAGTTTCTTCCCGGCGC TCGGGGACGACAGCCAATCGGATCTTCTGGCCATCGTGAAGCGCTTCGGGGAGCCAGTCCTCACCCTGTTCCTGCCCTCCAAG GCGTACGTAGAGATGAAGGACACTCTCGAGGCTCAGAAGCTGGTGGACTTCTACTCCTCCAGAGCTCTGAAGATCAACAACAACTCCATCGCCGTGTCCTTCTCCGGAGAGTTCAAGACCCTCTC GGGCGTCGCTGCAGCAAAGAGCTACGAAGACACGATTTCCACCAAGAGGACGAGGAGTACGAGTCGAGAGGAAGAaggcaagaggaagaggaggagcagcAAAGAGAGGTCCAGGTCCACAGATAAAAACACTAAAGAGGACGGAACCAAGGCCAGGTCCAGAGAGAAATCTAGAGATAAAGACAAGAAGAAGTCCAGGTCTAAATCCAGGTCCAGAGAGAAATCCAGCAGGAGCAAGTCAACCAGAACCAGGTCCAGATCCAGAGAAAGGTCTACTAGGAAGAGCAGGAGGTCTAAATCCAGAGAAAAGTCCACAAGAGAGAGAAGGTCCAGGTCTAAGTCTAGGTCCAAAGATACATCCAGCAGAGACAAGACGACCAGAACCAGGTCTAGATCCAGAGAGAGGTCGATCAAAGAGGAAAACACCAGGTCCAGAGACAAGACGACCAGAACCAGGTCTAGATCCAGAGAGAAGTCGACGAAAGACGAAAACACCAGGTCCAAGTCCAGAGAAGAGTGCACCAGAGAGAGAAGGTCCGGCTCTAAGTCCAGTCCCAGAGAGAAATCCAGCAGCGGATCCTCCGAGAAGAACCAGACCGGGACAAAGTCTGCGGAACCGGAAGAACCGGAGAAAACGGAGACGACCG acTCTGATCCCGTCACAGACATGAAACCTGcagctgaggaagaggaggaggaagagga GTCGTCTGCAGAGGAGAGCGACCTCGAGGGGATGGCGGTGATCGGAGAGGATGGAGAGagtctggaggaggaggaggatgaggaggaggaggaagaacacCGTCCCGCTGAGAGAACAGACTCACCTGGAGAAG GTCAAAAGGAGGAGGTGAAGGATGGAGAGGAGGTGCCTAtaaaggaagaggaagaggaggagatatcTATAAGGCAGCAGGAG GAGGAGTTTGAGTTCCCTCTGGACCTGGAGGACTGCATCACCCTGGACGAGCTGAGAGAAGAGTCTGAAG aatcagaggagaggaaggagTCCTCCAAAGAGACTCCAGGGGAAGACTCTGCGTCCAAAACCACTGAAGACAAAGAGTCCACATCTGAACAAGAAGACGACAAAACCTCGTCGTCTTCTAAAAAGACTCCAGAAGAGGACTTGGTGTCCAAacagatttcagagaaagacTCTCTGCGTCCAAAACGACCGAAGAGAC ATACACTAAAGACAAAAAACTCTACATCTAGAAAGAGTCCAAAGTCTAAGAAGAGTCCAGAACAGGATCTGTCCTCCAGGTCCAGGACAGAGAGGATCTCCAGGAGGACGGCAGAGAAAGGGTCCTCTAAAACCAGTCCAAGAAACAGAACCCTGAAGAGAAGGGGGACGGGAGAGAGGGACTGGTGGACTGGGATTAAAGTCaagaaggaggatgaggagcTGGAGAAGGTCAGGGAGGACGGATCGGCTGAAAAGAGTCCAGAGGGCGAAGACAGGAAGTCCTCCAGGGTTCAGGATCTGGAGGAGGACAGGAAGTCCTCCAGGGTTCAGGATCTGGAAGAGGACAGGAAGTCCTCCAGAGTTCAGGATCTGGAAGAGGACAGGAAGTCCTCCAGAGTTCAGGATCTGGAAGAGGACAGGAAGTCCTCCAGAGTTCAGGATCTGGAAGAGGACAGGAAGTCCTCTCCAGAgttcaggagctggaggaggaagaCAGGAAGTCCTCCAGAGTTCAGGATCTGGAAGAGGACAGGAAGTCCTCCAGAgttcaggagctggaggaggaagaCAGGAAGTCCTCCAGAGTTCAGGATCTGGAAGAGGACAGGAAGTCCTCCAGAgttcaggagctggaggaggaagaCAGGAAGCCCTCCAGAGTTCAGGACTCTTCTGAACCAGGACCGGAGGATTCAGAGAGTCTGGATCCGCCTGGAGGACCAGAAGCTGAACAG GAAGCTTCCGAGGAGCTGCAGAGCGAACCAGCAGGGGGCGCTGAAGCAGCAGAACCCATCGGGACCTGTTG GAGTGGAGTTCGTCCGGCCGGTCGTGGGATATCTCTGTAACTTGTGTCAGCTGATCTACGCTGATGAAGACGAGGCTAAAGTGACGCACTGCAGCAGCCTGGAGCACTACAGGAAGTACCAG GAGCAGACGGGCAGAGATCCGTGGAGCCCAGCCTGA